GCTTCAAGTTTCTTCATGACGTTTTCAATGTTTAAATTAGTCTCAAATAGGCTACGGCGTTCCATAATCAAGCCTTTGTTGTCGTCAAATAattgcaaaaatttattttgatcaaCAATCTCTGACACTTCGTTGCGAAACTGTACGTAAAGTAGAACCATCTCTCGTTTGTAATCGACAGTTTCATCAATATCGTAGCGTCTGTATCGTATGACGCGTCCGAGCAGTCGTCTGCGATATTCTTTTGGTGCTCTCGACGTCCTCGCTTCAGGTACACCATCTGAATCTTTATCGTCATCCACGTGCACGTCGTCTTCTTCGTCAACGAAATCATTAGCGTTAGCATACCACGAAGCAAACTCTGCCAAATACACTTGTTCTAAAGATTCAGGTCGTTCTTCATATCGCTGTATTATGTTTTTGGTCCAAACATCAGTGCTGTCTCCATCGATGCCTTCACGGTCCATTTGTTGACGACGTTTGCGGCAGCGCTGTCTTTCCGTCGGCCACACTGTTGGGATGTACACAACATCACGACTTGTTTCGCTCATTGGTTGTCGTAGAAGATACCATGCTGCTTCTTGCGCTGACATCTCAACTCCGTTAAGCAGCTTGATACTTAAAGCTTTCAATTGGCCTGTGTAGTCCTGGTCGGGGTGCTCTTGCATCATCGTGGTAAGCTCACGATGTAGGTTACTCATTCCACGGGCTGATTTATTTACATACTCTACGACATACTCTGCGCAGCTGTAATCATCCAAGATGAACTGAATGTCGATGTTAGAGTTGACTTCGCCGGCAAGGTACGGATTGAACGTGTTTGTCATAAGTTCGTCGAAGTTTCGTCTGAACACCAGAGTCGGTCTGCGCAACGTTGAACGCACAATGTCGAGGTATGAAACGTAAGTCAAACAATTAGCATTAAGAAACTCATCCATGCATGCGTATCGATGTTCACCGAGAGAGATACCCATCTCCTTGGCCTTCTGTTGTAGCATTTGACGGCGTCCATTAGATTGAGGTATCGGAACCAATACACGGGTCGTGGTCATAGGCCAGTACGGGATCCCGAATCTGCAAGTTGTCTCACCTCGCTTTGTGCAAGTGAAAGTATGTTTGTGTATCTGGTTGGCGTAGATAGAATTGCTTGGCACATCATCTCGAGCAACCGAACTTATTGTTTCCACAAGATCTATGGTTCTTGGCATATTTTCCGACACGGTCTCACGTGGGTCATCGTTCAACCACAATAAAATGTGTGCGTGTGGGCTTCCTTGATGCTGGAACTCAATACGAAGGAAGTAATCTTTAACAAAATACTTGCCGAACGGATTGTAAGACTGTTTGGATTTCAGCATTTTCATCAAGGAACCAACGAGCCTGTAGAAGTATATGCAGCACGTAACAGGATCGTCGCTCACTAAAGTACAGCGCTCAGAAGTGTTGAGATCTTTTGCTGTTTTTCCAGGATATTTTTTGCTCAGTTTGAGAAGAATAGTTAGCAGTTTCATCCAGCGTATTTCGTTGGCACTTATAGTGAGGAAGACGGTTGGTTTACCAAGTTGACGAATTATTGCAAAGAGGTCTCGTTTGCAAGAGGCCCAGTATTGGACGGAGTTTGGCATTGTCTTCATGAATGCGAGGTTTTGTATGACATATTCTTTCAGAAATTCTGGGTCCTCTAACATACGTCGCGTAACATTCTCCGTGACCGAAACATTGCGAAACGTGCTGTAAATTCCATCCACCATGCGCAGTCGCAATATTTTCAATGCAACGTACAAGATTTTTTGAGGCGTGGCTCCGCGTCTGTCACGACGTCGTATCTCACTGGTCGCTATCATGTAAGGTGATACTGAAACTCCCATGTTGAATCGGCGTGGCTCTCCGAAGTATATAGATGGAAACGACAACTCTTCTGCATGACGGTCATAAATGATGTTGAGATATTTTGCCCGATGTCCTGGTGCAATATAGAGACCATCTTCTTCGTTCCACATCATGGTATGTTGTCTTGAAGCGAGAATCTCAGATTCAGGCGTGTTTTCAGCGGAGATATTTTCTATACGGTTCGACGGATTATCCTGTATGTCATCGAGAAACGGCACAGTAGGATGCAGTCTCGAGAAATCCACGTTGATTTCGTACAAACAATATAATGCAGACTTCTGCAGTACAGTTAGCCACGCACTGATTGTACTTTTGGACATGTATCCACTGATGTAGACCGATTTGTGGGCAAGGTTTTGCTTGATGTTAACATTAATGACATCGTCCTCATTTAATTGGCGCGGCAAATAATTTACCATATCTTGTACGTCTACTGGTATGTTGATCACTTGCCCTATGATTCCACAAGAGAAATCATGGCGCAGACGACGCACTTGCATAAATGGCAGACGTGGCGTTATCAATCGTTCACTGATAGGATCCAGCGGTGGTAGGCCTGGTGGTTGGTCTGGGTATGAGAAACCATTAACTTTTGCAAGGGGCGGCATCGATTTTTTGTTCAGTGAACGTTTGCAAGTGTTGCAAACCATTTCATATTCTTCTCTGCACAGTCGTCGATTTTCTTTGATAAACCATTCCGAGATCACCTCCAGCTGTGCCGCAGTGATGGGTTTGAGGTCGTTCTTGAACCACAGTCTGTCGCAAACCGAACAAGCGTGGCCGAAATCGTTGTCCAGAAAAGTTGATTTGAATCTCATGATCGAGGATGCCCATTTGGCGTTCCAGGTAGATTGTGCCTGTTGTGCTTCAATTTGATCAGGAGAAGTATCTGGTCGAACAGTGATTTGGGCTGGTTCTGCTGCTGAGGTTAGACGTTGCTGGTGTGTGAGCCGTCGAGTACCAGTTTGGACGTCCTCTGACCTTGCCCCTGAACGAGAAGAGGATGCAGTAGTCGATTCTAATGAACCACTGGCAAGAGCCAAGATAGCAGCTTTGCGTAGTCTGCTTTTGCGCTGTCTTTCGGCATCCAATTTCCTCGCAGCTATCGCCTGTGCAGCATTTCTGGATACTGCAAGACTCTGTCTGTACTCACGTTGTTTCTGTGCCTTTGATTTTGGAGCAGCGATTGTTGGTGGTTCAGCGAATGGCGTTGCAGACGTGGATGCTGCAGCGTCTTGCGCCTCAGTGAGTACATTACTCCATAAAGGTAGTGGCAGATCCGTGAGATCCATAGGATCGTCAGATTGGTCTGCCATGATGCAGTTCTGCAAAAGAAATtgttagtaatttattttaaaaattattttaacaaagaaaAAGTACTTATTGAtacattgttaattaaaatttgataacttgtgaatttttttaattggtgttGAGCTAGATGAaaatacatgtaattaaatacaaatcaatatacttattaaaatttatccatgatttgattttttcaatttttgcaggtttaatgtgaattatttgtttaaaaagcAATTCCTttagaaataaactttaatcaaattaatgttaatgaagtgttaatttaaaacaatgaaattgaaatcataaatcaaatttatgaaactgatgcttttgaaaagcccgccaaaACCTGCTTGATATAATAATGTATTCCCTTGCACTACGTTAACTgtcattaaaacataaatatttttaaaactctagttaaaatcattaatttttaattttcaaatattatttacagtttttacatatttaatttaaataatttgtttaaatataatcacaaacaattagctATAGAAATAAACTGCAGGGCCAAGAGCacaatttttcctcaaaatagttgatttagtgaccacaaatgaaaaaaaaagtgacttattTAGTGACTTTCACTCGTACTCACAGACATTTATAttacaacacaaaaacaaaattagtaCATGTTATTTCAAAGTATGTACCAATTATGAATATACTGGccctaaattttaaaaataattacaaatagcaaaataaaaccaaatttacttTGGCATAAAATAAGATGccaaatatttaacatttgaaaCATTTACAACAAATAAGTGATGTACAGGGCTGTATTAAGTTCATGGAGAAAtacaattttgttaagttttacacTTTCACTTTGTttacacagtaaaatatttaaattagggCTGCGAAAGTTCAtcacttaaattaaatatttgtaaggaGCTTGTTCGTTTTCTTGTAGAGTTCATTTTGTAAACTAGACATTCTCTTTGAAAGCAGTTGTTCTTAGTTTTTGACTAACTGTGCTCCTTCGTACATCGCCTGTGCCAGGCTTACTTCCTGAACATCAACAGGAGTCTTAGACAAAGCTTTTTTTAGCCTATTATTGGCCTCTTCGTGCATTTTTTCCCAAGTATCTTTTTTCAATTTATGAAATTTGTTGGCTTCATCCAGTTTTTTCTTCAATTCTTCAACATTTAGCTTCATTCTTTTCACTTCTTTTCTGGATTCTTCTTCTGCTTCTCTTTTCTTCCTCTCATCTTCAACCTTAATCCTCTCAGAGTCTTCTTTTCTTTTCTTCTACTCAAGGTAAAGCTTTTAGCTCTTATGGGCATTAACAGCAGAATTAATAAGTTGCTTGGTGATGGGAACATTCACAGGATTATTTCCATACACTCTAAGACCATCAATGGTGTTTAACCTGGCATTGAGAGTTCTTTCACTCATTGATGATCGATCTTCAGTCagaatttttgaagaaagggaaAACCCCCTTTCAACATCAGCACTGCCATGAGAAATGCTTAGACTCATTTTCACAACTTTCTGCACAGTAGGATACTTTTCAGCACCGACAGCATTCTTCAACTGAAAGATACTTCTCCAAAAATGGTCGATTCTCTGCCCTGGACTGAAGTTTGTCATTTCTCTTTCACTTTTCAACAATCTCCATTCGTCTAAAAGGAGGTCAACATTAATCTCCCCTGGTAAAACTCTTGCTATTTCTGCTATGGACTGCAAACTCTTTGGCTTTAAAACCTGCTCAGGCTGGAAACAGCTGAAGTGTTTCAACATTTTGTGGAACTTACCAACCAAATAATTTCCAGCTGTTGCATAGTGTTTCTGTACACTGAATTTAAACTCCAATCTGTCTCTTTCATTTACACTACTAAGTGCTTCTTCCACAGTGTGTCCACACTGAATGTCAGTGGCATTTTGGAGATTTTCTTTATCAAACACATTGTTTGAAATATCTTTCCCACTAGCAAGTTCTCCCTTGCACACACGACCCATCAACTTGCTTACCAGTGTGTCCAATTCAGTTTGCAGTGCATGTATTAAGGGTTCTTCTTTTTGGAAAATTGTGCAGAAGGTGCTAAAGATTTCTGAGCTAGATATAACAAACAGAATTTCAGCTTTCATTGTGCTTTTCTTTAAAAAGCTACAAATTTTCTTGCATTGTGCTGAATTAAATGTTGCATTTGTTTTTTGCAAGGGAAGAAACTTGGTAGGTAAAGTAGTCTAGCAAAACTGGCCACTGTTCAAGGAGACGACTTGCTGCTTCTCTGAGTGTAACCCATCTGGTTTGAGAGTGTTTAATGAATGAATGCTCTGGAACCTTAACATTTTTCTGAGACTTCACATAATCTTCTTTTCGTGATGGCCAACCATGGAAGAAATAATACACAGATATTACCAACTCAGAAACATCTGTTCCAAAAACTTCTAATCCTTTCAAGAACGCATTATGAACATGATGAAGATTGCACGTTCCTACATCAAGAGACTTTTTCCTCTTGCTGCAAAAACTTCTTCATTTAGCAATGTGAAAACCTTCTGATTCACTTTAGGACCATCACTGCCAACAGTCACAACATTCTTAAGACTCAATGATCCTTTATTAAGCACTGAAAGAATTGATGTGGATAAAACATCAGCAGAAGCCTTTCCTATAAAAATTGTCTCTAGATGATGAATTACTACTTCATTACGAATGTCAGACCAATATCTAATATTTATCTGCAATTCCTTCTTACCTTTGCTGTTGGTAGTTTCATcatattgaatagaaaaataagttttctttGCCTCTTGTAGCATGCCATCTTTGAAGTATGGGCCAAGTGCTTCGGTaactaaatatgaaaattttttcgGGGAAAGTGAGAAACCTTGTGGCACTAATGCTGAAAACATATCAGAGAATACCTCACCAATATCTTGACATGATTGGGCAGACAAATTTTTAGCAACTACTGTCATCGCCCAAATTATTTCTGCTTTAGTGGCAGCTTCTATGGGGTTACAAAATCGTAGAATGTTATTTTGACAAACTGTGGAACACTCCAATGAAGAGACTTGTGCTGGCTCCACTTGTGATGAATTACATTCATTTAGTGGTGCATGACTGCTAGATGATGGCAAACCTAAGGGTGTTAAAGCTTGTGATGGGTCCCCGGTGTTTTCCTCTGACTTACCGTCTTTAACTCCAGTAGTAACACATAGTCGTTCACAACAGAACTATATCAAAAACAAGACAACACTGTGAggcatttagttttaattttacgtTGTTAATATGCTTCTTTCCTGTGTAGTGTTGTGTGACAGACTTAAAAACCCTTTGCCAACATTAACAGAAACACAGCATACAATACAATAAAGTTCATCATCTTTAATCCCCTTTTGTGCCCATTTGGAAATCTTGTGTCCTATAGTATCAGTTTTTTCCAACCACTCTGCTCGAAAATGACACTTCCCCATTTTCAATCCATTTGTACCAAAACTATCACcatgtataattaattaaaaccaaaaaaaccaaaacaaacacCATAGCGATTTTgccattaaatattttagtaatttttgttaATGTGGTCGTTGCAAACggaaaatttacaataaacaatagtGAAAATGCAAAAATGCCACAAACTGCTAGAAAAGTTACCGAAACACGTACCTCAATTCTGTTTTACAGCGAACATAACCACGACACTGTAACGAAGTTACAGCACATTATGCACTAATATGTTATATGTCACCGTGATCCCGCACGTTTTCATCTAAATGTAGTTCCTAACAAGTGGTTTTGCGCTCACCTATAAACACAAACACTTTCGTAGTACACGAATTTGATCACAAAAATAAGCTTCACTATCGTTTATTGTGTTGTTATTTACAACCGAAAACCCGAAAGCCAAGACAAGTGACATATGCTATCGATTATAGAAGCGATACGATCACAATACGATAATCGAATCGCTGTTACACTGGCGACTGGCAGCGCCGCTGCACAGCAAAGTGACGCTGGCATGCAGAACGGTAATATGGTTGGCGTTTTTAATGCACAGTGCGTACCGATTATTACGGCATTTCTGGTAGTACCAAAAACTACGTTTACATGTTGTAAAACGGAGCGAGAAAAGGTAGTAGgtgtaaaagtgaagaaaatagtgacttttaacaaaaaaacggaCCTTAgtgattttgcaaaaaaaaagtaacttttagtAACTTTTAGTGACTCGCTCCGAGCCCtgaaactgaaatcaaatcaatgtcaataaattgttaatttgaaatgacgaaattggacaaataaataaattttttttaattgctgcttttaaaaagaccgccttaacctgtttgatattatagaagattttctcgcatggtggttggctgTTTCAACTTGTCATTTTAGACACAAAGTTATGACATGTGTGaggttaaacattaatttttaatcttatatTAATAGCAAagcacaataatttttttcattgaatactaaataagaGCTGTTGACtttttatatgagataataattttgtagtcaaagtgtaacataacatattattactgcactcgccgaccgatgctactttttttttaataatcaaagaacaaatatatgagattatatcgctaatcaaattcctaaaatgcaagaattaattacctttttgccgcaattgttgttgtaataaacaatagaAACCTCATTaacgtttcacttcactttataaacagttgagaaaacatttcacgtgtaggttgtatgctgccgctgtctctcttctactcagacgcatcggccgatggagtggaagagagatagatgcgtcacaagccaaacgtgcctctctatcgcttgttccgcgctctcgcttgcacgcttggctcaggcggaacatgacactgagtcatgctttttcatgcgtgcagccggtgttcaacGAATTAAtatagacgttatcacgtcaaaaagtctgtatttccttatatttttaaaatgcccAATTCTTTGTTGAAGCTCCATGTAACATGAAATGGCatttgtgtatttatatttatagataAATGTGTCTGACAGTTAAGTTacaaagttttcatataaatagaAAACATGCCTCCACTGAAAAGAAAAACTAAGTTCATTATAATAACATGTAAATAAATCTATGTGCTTTAAAAACATCAAATATAATAGCCCCACTCTTCACAATACAGACAGAAAAATATACTATGGTAATGTCTAAGGCTAAACTGATACCAACACAAACATGACAGTAAAATCTGATTTTAACAATACAGTAGTGAGCCTAAGCACACTTCAAGAGAGTAACTGGGTGAGTCATCCATGATGAAAGAAATACACTAGAACTTCACTGGCATTGACAATGTAGTACATCCTCTTCTAGGCTTTAGCTACGTCTGAAAGTCGCACTTGCAACAGCACTCTTCAGAGTGCTAACAGTAAAGTGGCCGGGAAAGCCTGCAAACTCTCTTTCACTACCTTGCTATGTTGCCTgctaaatcgtgaattaaataaATCAGTATACAGTTAGTCAAATGGCAATAATAACTTCTTATTCTAATATACCCATGTCACTGGAGTACTACTTCAAAGTACCTCTGGTTGTTTCCCCTTTGCACTCCCGTGCATCACTAAATCTCTCTCACTCAGTTGGCTCAggaaaattatacttttctttttTTGACAGCTGTAAATATACATCATTCAGCAACTTGGAAGTTGCCAGATATCTGTTCGCCATTCAAGGTCATGTACTCTTTCAGCAGAGTAGACTGGTCATCTCTAGAAGTTTCTTTCGTAACACTGCTCCCCTGCAAACCTGCCTGTAACTAACATGTAACATGGTTCTGCTGCTCTTCTTGCCACAACGTCTTCTTACGCATCGGACAAACCCAATGTGTACGGCCCAAATCTTGGCAGCCATAGCATCGGTGACGTCTCCTGTTCTTCAGAAATGTGGGCCCCCCCCATGGTATGAATTATGCAATCATAATGCTGTAATTCTTTTTAGTGATTTCTTCTTATGCATCTAGCAGTCGAGATGTTGTAGTTCTTAACAAGCACGGCATCAGTATGATGACCTGTGAACACTTGGTAAGGCTCAGAagcttcttcaatgccctgatgATATCCTAATGGAATTGTTCTAGTTCAATCTTTCTCGTATTTCTATGATTGCACTAGTAGCAAGTGCCTGGCAAAACACTACAGACTTCCAGGTAAGTTACAAAACCCCAAGTATGAGAAATAAACAATAATCagcattttttttagaaactgaCCCTAAATTAGAATGTACAGAATTTTACTACTTTAAGAACATTGTTTCCTTAGTAAATGTTTGCATTCCCTGGTCACTTGACTGAAACAGTAACAGCCTCAAAGCAACAGCAGTCTGTTCTTACCTCAATCTCTTCCTTCACGGGCAGGAGCACTGTTTCAAACGGCTCAGGCTTCACTGGGTCCTCCTCAACACACACACCTTCAGCCATCGTCTGCAACCACAAGTCAGCACACACTGTGGTACAAGCACAAGGACATATACACATACACTCCACGACAACCCAACTTGAACAAATACCATGTCTATGTATATAGGAATCTATTAAATATCAAAAcccaaataatgtttttttttttttcacaataatataaAAAGTAAAACTAACTTGCTTAGCATACTGCTAAAGGATAAGGGGCCAACAGATGAATTCGAGAAATGGTGAAGCAATCCAGAATACGTTTCTTCTTAGTGAACCAATTTCACCAAGACGGCCAACATTATGAATATCAAGTGCCCCAAACCATGTGAGATTGTCTGCAGGGTTGTATGTCACACAGTTATGCACAGGActttgaggcaatgagatttcCAATAATaatgtgtgcttgaaaacccACTGACGCCTATAAGCCTCAACCTAGAACATTAGTTTCAATCACCCAGAATAAAAGTGTAAACATCATGCCCCtcctaaataaattacaaaacgAAAATATAACTTTCAGAGTACGCCTAATCCAACACAACTGACTGCAAAGTAAACACCGTGTAAACATAATTTACCATACTCAACATGGtgctaatataaataaaatactggAAAGTAACATGTGTCTACTGGAAAGTAAAATGtgtcacaagtaaaaaaaacttttgcactattaaaaacataattaaaaagtacaaaaaataccatATTAACTGTTTCAACTCAAGGGGGAAAATTaactgttttaaatgttttatcaattatttttaaatatgcagTCTTGCTCATCAAGATGACAAACTGTACAGATTTGGTTACGTTACGTGAGCAacctttaaaatactttaaaatggcATAATATTTAACTCtagcaaaattaaagtttttttctgCACAGCAATTTATTGATGTATCCATAAGCTTTATACAGCAGGGATCTCCAAACTACGGCTCGCGAGCGCCACTGATCGAGCCCACGGTAACGGCCAGACACGCCCGGTATCCGGCCAGCCGTAGCTTTACAGTATGTCAGTATGTCAGCATGTCAGTATGATGAGCTAGCTACTTCTGGCTCTCGGAACTTGGTGGAGTCACAGTGGCCCTTAGTTTGGAGACCTCTGGGTTAGCAAGTGTGACTTCATGACAGTGAATGTGAAGTGTGTCCCTTGTTTAAtggttatctttgaaagatttgtgcaatgggagtgcatgacttgatgtaagtttttggacatacgccattgctaagaactttttctgttgaagaaaaactacaaaataaaaaataaataaactaatagagaaataaaaaaatcccaaaaaagacaaaaaaacacaaaattaagcaaaaagttgctgttgtcaacaaggatataaacaccacaaaatattccggaacaggaatatggtcaacaaaacaaagaaaaacaaggaaaatgtactaagagaacgaaaaaaaaaccacaaatgatgacgacacagaaatattgaacccaaaaaattcagcacaacggtcgaaacaaaacaaaaacacgacaaaacgaaaagacgaaacaaacacaatagttttaccaaaacagaaacaagcgacgtttcgggaactgctatctgctcctgtcctcaggcagagaggcagagacgcacatggtacggaaacacaggtgcgactctgttttggtaaaactaatgtgttcgtttcgtcttttcgttttgtcgtgtttttgtctcgtttcaactgttgtgctgaattattttgggttcaatatttttgtgctgtcatcatttgtgggtttttttattgttctattctgttttggaaaactattgtgtttatttcgtcttttcgttttgtcgtgtttttgtttcgtttcgaccgttgtgctgaattttgggggttcaatatttctgtcgtcatcatttgtgggttttttttcgttctcttagtacattttccttgtttttatttgttttgttgaccatattcctgttccggaatattttgtggtgtttatatccttgttgacaaaagcaattttttgcttattttttgcttaattttgtgtttttttttgtcttttttgggatttatttatttctttattttttttatttatttttttagtttttcttcaacagaaaaagttcttagcaatggtgtatgtccaaaaacttacatcaagtcttgttTCATGGTCATGCACCATATGCTGTTTTGCCTTCTTTGTGAGTGGCTGCCACGGTTGTGtgtgcaggaattttttttttaattaattgcaaaTTTGTGTGTTTGagcttattaattttaaaatgcccaaaatttaagttttaaagcaaacattttataaaatactgttaATGTCTCCGACAGGAATGATGAGACATGGCTGACCTCGGAAAGAAGAATTTTAATTACCCTAGGTTTTAAGCAAGTTAGTGTGATCATAATTAGAGTGTCTTGGGTGGTTCCGTAACGTCAGTTACATTAAAAGTGATACAAA
The window above is part of the Bacillus rossius redtenbacheri isolate Brsri chromosome 13, Brsri_v3, whole genome shotgun sequence genome. Proteins encoded here:
- the LOC134538481 gene encoding uncharacterized protein LOC134538481 isoform X4; this translates as MLVVRLYQNEIFVFSLYFINITMAEGVCVEEDPVKPEPFETVLLPVKEEIENCIMADQSDDPMDLTDLPLPLWSNVLTEAQDAAASTSATPFAEPPTIAAPKSKAQKQREYRQSLAVSRNAAQAIAARKLDAERQRKSRLRKAAILALASGSLESTTASSSRSGARSEDVQTGTRRLTHQQRLTSAAEPAQITVRPDTSPDQIEAQQAQSTWNAKWASSIMRFKSTFLDNDFGHACSVCDRLWFKNDLKPITAAQLEVISEWFIKENRRLCREEYEMVCNTCKRSLNKKSMPPLAKVNGFSYPDQPPGLPPLDPISERLITPRLPFMQVRRLRHDFSCGIIGQVINIPVDVQDMVNYLPRQLNEDDVINVNIKQNLAHKSVYISGYMSKSTISAWLTVLQKSALYCLYEINVDFSRLHPTVPFLDDIQDNPSNRIENISAENTPESEILASRQHTMMWNEEDGLYIAPGHRAKYLNIIYDRHAEELSFPSIYFGEPRRFNMGVSVSPYMIATSEIRRRDRRGATPQKILYVALKILRLRMVDGIYSTFRNVSVTENVTRRMLEDPEFLKEYVIQNLAFMKTMPNSVQYWASCKRDLFAIIRQLGKPTVFLTISANEIRWMKLLTILLKLSKKYPGKTAKDLNTSERCTLVSDDPVTCCIYFYRLVGSLMKMLKSKQSYNPFGKYFVKDYFLRIEFQHQGSPHAHILLWLNDDPRETVSENMPRTIDLVETISSVARDDVPSNSIYANQIHKHTFTCTKRGETTCRFGIPYWPMTTTRVLVPIPQSNGRRQMLQQKAKEMGISLGEHRYACMDEFLNANCLTYVSYLDIVRSTLRRPTLVFRRNFDELMTNTFNPYLAGEVNSNIDIQFILDDYSCAEYVVEYVNKSARGMSNLHRELTTMMQEHPDQDYTGQLKALSIKLLNGVEMSAQEAAWYLLRQPMSETSRDVVYIPTVWPTERQRCRKRRQQMDREGIDGDSTDVWTKNIIQRYEERPESLEQVYLAEFASWYANANDFVDEEDDVHVDDDKDSDGVPEARTSRAPKEYRRRLLGRVIRYRRYDIDETVDYKREMVLLYVQFRNEVSEIVDQNKFLQLFDDNKGLIMERRSLFETNLNIENVMKKLEAMMIFRNKDNSNLQEEESRAAFVQRLLGEDGAEKVDVVNQIVPRQGFSIVKKCSNVMTKQQYCELVRTTNPEQREIILETMAEGVCVEEDPVKPEPFETVLLPVKQEIETMAEGVCVEEDPVKPESFETVLLPVKEEIVSEDEADGGETAESRVKVKEEIDVEDFQASEQLQEAASLSEPPTITQWLINGSTSSDQIEVPDKPMDLTDLPLPLWSNVLTKAQDAAAFTSAMPFAKPPTISAPKSSAQRQREYRQRIAASRTPEQSTATRISEAERKRNYRLRKAYLALASGSLESTTAPSSLSAGRLNYVQTGTQQQLTNQQRQSLAAEPAQTTVIPGTSSDRIEVPDKPIDLTDLPLPSRSNAPVETQDAAATTSATPFAEPPTMAAPKSSAQRQREYRQRIAASRTPAPSTATRISDTERKRNYRLRKAYIDLASGSLESTTASSSRSAGRSNDVQNSTQRQLTNQLRQSLAAEPAQTTVQPVTSSDQIEVPDEPMDLTDLPLPSRSNAPVETQDAAASTSATQFAEPPTIAAPKSSAQRQLCEESNDLPYVMEDMTEDGKDLDTVCLGEKTRLDQSLNQNMCPSELDIYTNETQHFKRSFSCSQCSAKFDESRLLRKHRRTHTGEKPFICPQCSTAFTQKNHLNVHLRIHSGEKPFACTYCSYKFTEKSSLIVHLRTHTGEKPFSCSQCSSAFAQKNNLIVHFRTHTGEKPFSCSTCFVKFSDQASLRRHIRTHTGERPFPCSFCSAAFTQNSNLNAHLKTHTGEKPFSCTYCSYKFTEKSNLNVHLRTHTGEKPFACSFCTAKFYTKSSLSRHIRTHDSQELQIISDG